GGTTTAGTTAGTAATCTCAAGCTTGGATAGGAAAGATCAGAGAATCGGAGGGACGGTGGGAAGCGTGTAAGCTGGGAAGAGTCTTTCAGGAGAGCCCAAAGACTGGAGtgtcattctttctgttgttgttggtttttcaaggtagggtttcactctagtctaggattttaggttgacctgaaattccctgtgtagtctcagggtggtctcgaactcatggtgatccacctatctctgcctcccaagtgctgggattaaaggtgtttgccaacacacccggcttcattccttttttttgttttgttttgtttgtttgttttttgttttgtttttcaaggtagggtcccactctggtccaggctgacctggaattaactatgtagtctcagggtggcttcgaactcacggtgatcctcctacctctgcctcctgagtgctgggcattcctttttattttttttttcttatttaaaatattttttatttacttatttacaagcagaaatagaagagatagagagagtgagaatgggtgtgccagagcctccagtcactgcaaatgaactcgagacacatacGTCATTGCATGTGgggttatgtgagtactggggaatcaaacacaggtcgttaggttttgtaagctagtgccttaaccactgatccttctctccagccctggagagtcATTCTtcagcagtggccagaggcctcagAAAGTCCGAGCCTTCCTTGGAAGGCGGGTGAAGGACGAGCAGCAGGCAGCAGCAAGAATTGGGTCTCAAATAATATGACAAATATTTTGATGGAATCAGACACATTTCAGTTTGTGCCACCTAAACACTTTAGTGCACTCTGAGGAAGAAGAGAGCCTCATACGACCTGATGGGGACAAGAGAAAGCCCTGAGGGACTGGGAGGGATTAACCCCTCTTCTCAGCAGCAGGAAAAAGGGGTCACCCCCCAGACTAGTTAGCATGGAGACATAACATGGAAGGTCCCCACTTTCTGAGGATCCTCATTTCTCCCTTGTCTAGAGGGCATTTAATTCTATCCAGAGGAAGCCAGGTAAGACCAGCCTAACAGGTACCTCAATGTGGAAGGAGCAGAGGCAAGAAAGGGTTTGAAGATCCTGTCTCTCCATGACAAACACTGCCCTGAGCACTCAGAACCAGATAGGAGGGGGACCCCGCTGGACATCCTAAAATCCTAGATGCTAGGCCTTGAGGGCCGAATGgtccctccctgccccttttccctCATCATCATCGTCCTTTCTTCTGGCCTCCGCCACCCTCGCTCAATCGCTATTTCTGTGTCTCCTGTAGATTAGGGTTGATGATTGCCCTGCCCCAGCCCCTGCGGGGAGTGGTCTTTCACTCCTCAAGACTGGCCTCCGGGGAGTCTCCTTTCGCCATTCCACTCtacctcttctcttccctcataGGATCGCCCCGGGTTTCTTTCACTCTAGCTCCTCCTCATTTCTTTTGGTTccctgtcgtctcagggtggtctcgaactcacgaccatcctacctctgcctcctgagtgctgggactaaaggtgtgcgccaccacacccggtccacccccacccttaccctcacCCCCACTCATTTCCTCTACAGTTAAATCGCTTTCTCTCAATATCTCCCTACCCACCCCGCCCCCGTCTCCTAAGccccgccccactttcccctcccaCCTCCAGGCGCCGGCCCCGCCCTCAGCCCCACCCCTCGCCCTCTCCCCGCCGCACGGGGCCTGAGGGGCGTGGCCCCGCGGAGGGGGCGTGGCCCGAGCGCGGGGAGGCGGGAGGAGCGGGGCGGGAGGCGGCGGCCGTGGCGCTCAGTCCGGCAGCGCAGCAGGAGGCAGGCGCGAGGCAGGAGCCGGCGGCAGGGCTCCGCAGCGCAAGCAGCGCAGCGCGGCGCCCGGGGCCCGGCCCCATGCCCGCAACCCCGCCGGACCGCCCTTGAGCGCGGGCGCCCTGCCCGCGCCCCTCGCCCGCCGGCACCATTGCCCCGACGGCGCGGCCGGGTGGCCCGGCTCTCCCCAGGCTTCGCGCGGGCCGGAAGACGCTGCTGGCGGCCGCGGCGGGCGTGGTGAtgctgctggtgctggtggtGCTTATCCCGGTGCTGGTGAGCTCCGGCGGCCCGGACGGCCACTATGAGATGCTGGGCACCTGCCGTATGGTGTGCGACCCCTACCCCGCGCGGGGCCCCGGCGCCGGCGCGCGGCCCGACGGCGGCGACGCCCTGAGCGAGCAGAGCGGTGCGCCCCCGCCCTCCACGCTGGTGCAGGGCCCCCAGGGGAAGCCGGGTCGCACCGGCAAGCCGGGTCCCCCCGGACCTCCCGGGGATCCCGGTCCTCCGGGTCCTGTAGGGCCGCCCGGAGAGAAGGGTGAGCCCGGCAAGCCGGGCCCTCCGGGGTTACCGGGTGCTGGGGCCAGCGGAGCCATCAGCACGGCCACCTATACTACGGTGCCACGCGTGGCCTTCTACGCCGGCCTCAAGAACCCCCACGAGGGTTACGAGGTGCTCAAGTTTGACGACGTGGTCACCAACCTAGGCAACAACTACGATGCGGCCAGCGGCAAGTTTACATGCAACATTCCCGGCACCTACTTTTTCACCTACCACGTCCTAATGCGCGGCGGCGACGGCACCAGTATGTGGGCGGACCTCTGCAAGAACGGCCAGGTGGGCCAGGAGGGGGCATGGGGCTGACCTGGGGGCAGGGAGCCCCAGGCGAATGTATACCCGATCA
This is a stretch of genomic DNA from Jaculus jaculus isolate mJacJac1 chromosome 9, mJacJac1.mat.Y.cur, whole genome shotgun sequence. It encodes these proteins:
- the C1ql1 gene encoding C1q-related factor, producing the protein MLLVLVVLIPVLVSSGGPDGHYEMLGTCRMVCDPYPARGPGAGARPDGGDALSEQSGAPPPSTLVQGPQGKPGRTGKPGPPGPPGDPGPPGPVGPPGEKGEPGKPGPPGLPGAGASGAISTATYTTVPRVAFYAGLKNPHEGYEVLKFDDVVTNLGNNYDAASGKFTCNIPGTYFFTYHVLMRGGDGTSMWADLCKNGQVRASAIAQDADQNYDYASNSVILHLDAGDEVFIKLDGGKAHGGNSNKYSTFSGFIIYSD